GAATACAAAAAAGGTTACCCCCCATCTCCTGCCGAAGGTTTAATACTGGTCGACGTCAAAACTAATATTGACATTGATTTGGATAGTTATGTTATTAGAAACTTAAAAAATAGCTGGGAAAAATCCCTGAACAACAGTTTGATGAGACTTGGACTCTGTAAAACCGTTTTATCGAAAACCTGAAAAGAGTGATATTGTGAAGTACATCTCCTCAATAAGTGTCGACATATCCTCAAATGATGTCGAAGCAAGCGAAGTTGTTAATGAGAAAGTAGAGAGAGAACTCCAGTTGGAAATGTCAAAAATTGGAGTAAAATCCACAATTACAAACGTCACTGGAGACGACATTGTAATTTCATCCTTTGTTTCTGAAGATAAAATTGAAGAAGTTAATAACATCGTGTTTAAATTACTTCACAAACACGCTGAAGGTTTTGAAGACCTAAATGGGGTTTCAAAAGATCCTGAAACTGCCGGTGAAGGTGTTTCGTACGCACTTTCTAAAACAACGTCAGAATATGGGGATTCATTGATTATCGGGTTTGATACTTACTGCGGTGAGGATTTCGTAAATGAAGCAGCTATTTTTGTTGAAGAAATCGGAAAAAAATTTGGGCACGATTCATCTTCGAGTGTTTCAGATTCACCTAAAAAAATTCCAGGAATTGGATATTCTGGAGTTTCTACCGATGATCCGGTTGTAGTAATTACCCTTGAAAATGTAAGAGATTTGAAAAAAATTGCAGGCATGATTTATGGCGGCCTTTTGGGATTTGAAAACGTTTACTTTGTTAAAAGAGGATCTCCAACAAACATTATGCCCCCGGGAGTAATTTATACAATGACTGCCTTTTTAAATGGAAATGCTATCGATCTATACAACGGAATAAAAAGAAAAAATAACCTGCTATAAATGAAAAAAAGTTGAAAATATGGACGTACAATTTGCAATACTGGCATTTACATCATTATTTTCCATATTAAACCCATTTGGAGTAATTCCAACGTATTTAGTTCTTACTAGCCAGTACTCCAAAGTTGAAAAAATCAAGATAATACGAAAATCCATGCTTGCAGCGTTTATAATCCTTATGATGTTTGCACTGCTTGGAAATCAGATTATCGGGTTTTTTGGAATTTCAATTCCTGCAATCAAGATTACGGGTGGAGTTTTACTCTTTTTGATTGCACTCGACATGATTCAGGGAAACACGTCTAAGGTAGAAAAAAGCCCTAAACTTGAATCCCATTTAAAAAGCCATGCTGAAGAAATTGAAGAAATGGATGAAATCGCAATAGTTCCGTTAACTGTTCCTTTACTAACTGGTCCAGGTTCTATCAGCGCAGTTATTGCCATGATGGCACAGACGAGTGATTTTGATGGAAAAATTTCGGTGATAATTGCAATATCACTTTGTATAATCATATCTTACTTTGTGCTCAAGTTTTCAAAAGATCTGGAAAAAATGCTCGGTAAAATAGGATTTAAGGTACTTACAAAAATGATGGGTCTTGTACTTACCGCAATATCTATCCAAATGGCCCTTGATGGAATATTAATGGTCTTTGGATAACTTCAAAATTATAATTTTTATTTCCTACTTTTTTTTAAATAATAGTATTATATTCTAAAAAAATAAAAAGCCCGTTTTAATGAATTCCTAGTAGTGGACCAGAAATATTCCAAAATCCAAATAATATAATTATTATCCCGCTAATTAATGGCAGTTTGTTTATCTGTTCGTTTTTGACGTATTTTTCTAAAAAATCTTTGCTTTTAACAAATAGTATCGAAAATAACGCAATACTCGCTGCAAGGCCTATGCTAAATACTAATACATAATAAAACCCATCAAATATCGCATTGTTGGATATGCTAAATAACAATACTGCAAGAGCTGCAGGACATGGAACCAAACCTGCAGACAATCCAATAGCTATTGAACTTTTATTCGTGTCAATACTGTGTTCATGAGGGAAATAATAGCTTTTAACAATCCATGCTCCAACCAATAAAAGAATAACTCCACCAAGAACTTCCATTACTGTAGTTACATATCCAATGTTAAAATATTCCACCATATAGATTGAAAACAATCCTAGGAGAAATATGATAACTACGTGAGAAAACAGGATTGTAAAACCAAGGGTAAGTGATTCTTTAAGATTTGCATCTGTTCCAATCACATAAGCTGCCATTATAGATTTTCCGTGACCCGGTTCAAGTGCGTGCATGGCACCAAGTAAAAAAGCTGAAAAACATATAATAAACTCCATAACAATCACTTTTGATAACTTTTTCCTTAAAATTTGAGTAATACTAAATTTCAAATAACAAAATCTGTCGATTCTTAATATTACAATTTTATAGATATTTACAATAATTTAATATTTAGTATTACTTTATTTTTTATCAATATAAATACATGATTACTATGAAGTTTTCATAAATAGTACTAAATAATTAGTTAGATAGTGAAATATCATTAAATAATATTTTAAAAAAGTTTTTTAATATTAAAATATAACAAAATTTATTTTTAAAATTATTTAACCAGTATTCTCATTCCAATAAGCAGTAAAGCTATTCCAAATATTTTAAGAAGAGTTATTGGTGATTTTTGGATCCCAAATATTCCAAAATGATCAATTAATGCACCACTTATCAATTGAACTCCAACAAAAATTGAAAATGCAGAAAGCGCTCCAAGTTCCGGCACTACAATTAATGAAAGCAGAACAATAATTACACCCATAATTCCTCCGAGAAGATAAACCGGATTTATTGCAGGTACTTTTGAAAGCTGTTTAATCGAAGAAGGATCACTAATTAAAATTATTAACCCAATTAAAAAGAGTCCAATTAAGAAATTTACAAATACTGCATTTTTAGAACCGATATTTTGTCCCAATTTTGAATTTACTATCGGTTGAAGTGATGCTACAAATCCAACAACAATTGCAAAAATTAACGCCCAAGTCTTATCCATAAATTTCCCTTTAAAAATAATAAAAATAGATCATTATTCTTTTTTGTAGTATACAGTCTGCGTAGGGAATGCAAATTCGATATTCTCTTTTTCAAATTCTTCTTTGATTTTTATATTTACTTCATCCTTTGTATTTAAGAAGAAATCAAACCCGAAATCCCTTACAAAGTATTCCACCCTTAAATCAAGTGAAAAACTTCCAAATTCAACGAATGAAACCCTTATAGGATCTACAACTCCGTGATGATCATTTAAAACGTTTTCTATTATTTCTTTTGCACGTTTTACTTTGTCAACAGGTGTATCATAAGTTAAACCAATTGTTGCTTTTACCTGTCTTTTTCTCCGTTCTGAGAAGTTTTCAATTTCAGTTTGGACGATGTTTGCATTTGGAACAGTGATTATGGTATCTCCAAATGAACGAACCCGCGTACTCCGGATTCCAACTTCTTCTACAATACCCTCCTTTCCGCCCCAGTTTATCCAGTCGCCCAGTTTAAAAGGCCTGTCAACAATTATAATAAATCCAGCAATTAAATTTTCGATTGTATCTTTTGCAGCAAGCGCAACTGCCAAACCACCGATACCAAGTCCTGCAAGAAGTGCTGAAATGTTATAACCAACATTTGATAAAATAAGCAGCAAACCTGCAATAAAAATCAAAAATTTGACCAGTTTTCTCATTAAAGGAACAAGCTGGTCGTCGAGTTTATTTTCTGACTTTTCAACAATTGGAACCACATAATTTACAATTATATCATCCACAATTTTAAGTAAAAATAAAACTCCTGCAAAAGTTAGTGCTACCGTTAAGGATTCATTGAGCCACAAAGCTAGATGATCAGGTAAAACTAAATTTTTTAAGCCATACTTAAAAAATAAAACAAAAACAACAATTATTAACGGAATTTCTACTGCATCAAGTACTACATCATCTAATTTAGTCTTTGTTTTTCCTGCAAGAACTCGTACATACTTATTTAAAAATATGTACATTACTTTTCCAAAAAATATTCCAAAAAATATGAATATTAAAAATATCATGTATGAATACAATGTATTTCCAAAATATAATTGATCTAACGCCATAATTTCACTATTTATCATTATTCATTCATTTTTTCACGAATCGGTCTTAAAATTTCAATTAATTGATCTGAAACGAGGTTTTTAACATCCATTGGGTGAAGTCCTTCAACAAATGCATTTTCTAAAGCTTCGTAAGATTCTAAAACTAAATCTCCACCGAATTTTTCCGGCCTTTTCACAGTTGCAGGGTATTCGATATAGTATTTAGCAATTTCCAAAACCGGGTTTCCCGAAACTTCTTTCATAGGGCAAAATGCGTTTTTCA
This Methanococcus maripaludis C5 DNA region includes the following protein-coding sequences:
- a CDS encoding MarC family protein, which gives rise to MDVQFAILAFTSLFSILNPFGVIPTYLVLTSQYSKVEKIKIIRKSMLAAFIILMMFALLGNQIIGFFGISIPAIKITGGVLLFLIALDMIQGNTSKVEKSPKLESHLKSHAEEIEEMDEIAIVPLTVPLLTGPGSISAVIAMMAQTSDFDGKISVIIAISLCIIISYFVLKFSKDLEKMLGKIGFKVLTKMMGLVLTAISIQMALDGILMVFG
- a CDS encoding sulfite exporter TauE/SafE family protein, coding for MEFIICFSAFLLGAMHALEPGHGKSIMAAYVIGTDANLKESLTLGFTILFSHVVIIFLLGLFSIYMVEYFNIGYVTTVMEVLGGVILLLVGAWIVKSYYFPHEHSIDTNKSSIAIGLSAGLVPCPAALAVLLFSISNNAIFDGFYYVLVFSIGLAASIALFSILFVKSKDFLEKYVKNEQINKLPLISGIIIILFGFWNISGPLLGIH
- a CDS encoding DMT family transporter, with the protein product MDKTWALIFAIVVGFVASLQPIVNSKLGQNIGSKNAVFVNFLIGLFLIGLIILISDPSSIKQLSKVPAINPVYLLGGIMGVIIVLLSLIVVPELGALSAFSIFVGVQLISGALIDHFGIFGIQKSPITLLKIFGIALLLIGMRILVK
- a CDS encoding mechanosensitive ion channel family protein; translated protein: MALDQLYFGNTLYSYMIFLIFIFFGIFFGKVMYIFLNKYVRVLAGKTKTKLDDVVLDAVEIPLIIVVFVLFFKYGLKNLVLPDHLALWLNESLTVALTFAGVLFLLKIVDDIIVNYVVPIVEKSENKLDDQLVPLMRKLVKFLIFIAGLLLILSNVGYNISALLAGLGIGGLAVALAAKDTIENLIAGFIIIVDRPFKLGDWINWGGKEGIVEEVGIRSTRVRSFGDTIITVPNANIVQTEIENFSERRKRQVKATIGLTYDTPVDKVKRAKEIIENVLNDHHGVVDPIRVSFVEFGSFSLDLRVEYFVRDFGFDFFLNTKDEVNIKIKEEFEKENIEFAFPTQTVYYKKE